The genomic segment GTCGAGGGTCACCGTCGCGCTGCGCGGCCCCGCCGCCGCCGTCACCGGTCGCCGCCCCACGACGTACGTCCGTCCGCGCAGCACCGTCGGCTCGTCGCTGTCGCCGGACAGCTCGCGTACGGCCTGGAGCAGCAGGCCGACCATCGCCGTCAGGTGCGCCGGACCCACGTCGGCGCTGGGCACGTCGGCGTGGATGCGTACCGTGCCGTTGTCCTGGTCGACGCGGGGCCGCAGCCCGGCTTCCCGGGCCACGCGCAGCACCCCCCGACCGGCCTCGTCGCCGGGCGGCGCGGCGAGCGTGGCGACCGGTCGCGGCCAGATCCGCCGCCCGGCCTCCGCGGCCATCCGGCCCACCGCGGCCGCCGGGCCGTCGCCGCCACGCGCGGCCAGCCGCTCGGCGAGCAGCACGCCGACCGGCCCGGCCAGCCCGAGGGCGATCAGGCCCGCCGGCGTGCTCTCCACCCGCAGGTACGCCTCGAAGCGGTGCACCGGCGGCCCGGCTGCGGTGTCGGCGCGCACGGTGCAGCGGACCTCCCGCACCGGGGCCGGGAAGTCGCCGTCGACGAGCAGCTCCACCGGCCCGTCGACGGCGGCGGCGAGCAACCCGGCCGCGTCAGCGATACGCACCTCGGCGCCGAGCAGCGGCACCGTCTCCTCGTCCGGCCGTACCTCGGTCATCGGCGGCCCTCTCCTCACGGCGGCGTCCGCTTCCCTCGCGTGGCGTCCGCCTCCGAGTCTGGCACCGGCCCGGCCGGGCGGCCACCGCTGCGCCGTCGCCGCTGACCTGGCCGCCCCCCGCCGGGCCGCTGTTCAGCTCGCCTCGGCGAGCAGGCCGTCGACCAGGTCGCGGGGCAAGCCGTGGGTGTCGTGCAGCCAGTGGTAGTCGCGTTCGGTCAGCGGGCCGCGCGCCCGTACCCGGTCGACGAGCGGCCGTCCGCGTCGCAGCAGCCCGCGGAAGCGGCGTTCCTCGTCCACCAGCGTCGCCTGAAGCGAGCCGACGTCGACCGGCTGGCGGAAGCGGCGCAACGTGTCCGCGCACAGCTCGGGTGGCAGGTCGTCCAGGGTGCGCGCCGGGTCGTCGCGCCACAACACAGTCAGCGCGCGGCGCAGCAGCCGCCGCAGCACGTACCCGCGGCCGGTGTTGCCGGGGCGTACCCCGTCACCGAGCACGACCACCGCGGACCGCAGGTGGTCGGAGACCACGCGCAGGTCCTGCCCGCGCAGGTCCCACCGGTCGCGGACCGCCTCCACCCACCGGCGCAGCCCGTCGACGGTGAACACGGACCGGTCGCCGCGCAGCACCATCTCCAGCCGTTCCAGGCCCATGCCGGTGTCGATGCTGGACAGTGGCAGCGGCGTAAGCCGCCCGTCGGGGTGCCGGTGGTAGCGCATCTGCACGTGGTTCCACACCTCCACCCACCGTGCGTCGGTGCTGGGTGTGCCGGTGGGCGGGCCGTCGCCGGTCCACACGAAGATCTCCGAGTCCGGTCCGCACGGGCCGGTCGGGCCGTTCGACCACCAGTTGTCCTCGCCCAGCGCCTCCACCGGCACGCCGAGCCCGGTCCAGGTGTCCCGCGCGGTGTCGTCCGGCCCTTCACCGTTGCCGCCGCCGAAGACCGTGGCGTGCAGCCTCCCCGGCTGGATGCCGAAGCCGTCGGTGAGCAGGTCGAAGCCCCAGCGCAGGCTGGTCGTGATGTCGTAGTCGCCGAGCGACCACGAGCCGAGCATCTGGAACACGGTCAGGTGGGTGTCGTCGCCGACCTCGTCCAGGTCCGTGGTGCGCAGGCACCGCTGCACGTTCGCCAGTCGCCGTCCGCCCGGGTGCGGGCGCCCCAGCAGGTACGGCGTGAGCGGGTGCATGCCGGACGTGGTGAACAGCACCGGGTCACCGGGCGGCGGAACGAGCGAACTCTCCGGCGCGTCCTGATGGCCGTGCCGGTGGTAGTGGTCGAGGAACGTCCGGGTGATGTCGTCGGGTGTCATGGCGGGTGCCTTCCGGGTACGGGTGACCGGACGGTCCGCCGCGCGCGTTGGCGTCGACACAACGACGCCGGCGGACCGTTTCCGGTCGCCGGCGTGGGTGTGGGGCAGGTCAGGCGGCGGCAACCGGCGAGCGGGAAGCTCGCGCGGCTGCGGCGGTGAAGGTGCGCCTGCTCTGCATACTTCGACGCTAGCCCGGCCCGCCCCGTCCCGCCCACCCCTTTTCCGCGCGCCCCCGTGCCTTCGCCCGCGCCCGCCCTCGCCCTCGCTCGCGCTCGCTCAAGATCAACACCACTCCCCCGATATGGCGGGGTCGACGCCCTCCGGATACCGCCACTTCGCCGAGGTGGAGTTGTTCATGCGGCCCCCGAGGTGCGGGTGGAACGACATGGGTGTCAAAACGGGCCGGAGACACCCATGGTGTTCCACCCGGGCGGGTGGCGGGTGGTGGGTGGCGGGTGGCGGGTTGTGGGTGGCAGGAGGTGGGTGGTGGGCGTCAGCGGGTGGGGGTGAGCAGGCGGCGGTAGAGGGCGTCCAGGTGTTCGGCCTGCGACTCCCACGTCCATCCGGGCAGTGGCGAGTCCGGGCCCTCGTACGCGGCGCGGTAGCGCGCCGGATCCGCCAGCACCGTCCGGACGGCGCGGGCCAGGTCGGTGGCGTCGCGGGCGCGGAACACCTCGCCCTGGCCGGTGGCGCGGACCGTCTCGGCCATGGTGCGGACGTCGCTGACCACGATCGGCAGCCGCGCGTGCGCGTACTCGAAGAACTTCGTGATCAGCGCGATCTCGTGATTGGGCCAGTGGTGCAGCGGGATCACCCCGATGTCGGCGGTGGCGAGGAACGCGACGAGCTGGCGGTGCGGCACGTACGGCAGCACGTGCACCCGGTCGCCCACCCCGTGTCGGGCCGCGCGGGCGACGACCTGGCGGACGTAGGCGGCGGCCGGGTCGGCGACGACAAGCGCCAGGTGTACGCCGGGCAGCAGCGGCAGCGCCTCGACCACGGTGCCCACGCCGCGCTGGACCGCCATCGCCCCGCTGTAGACGAGCAGCGGCGTGTCCGGGCGCAGACCGCACCGCTGCCGCAGGTCAGGAGCGGCCAGGTCGGCGGACTCGAAGGCGGCCGACTCGAGGGCGGGCGGCTCGGAGGCGACCGGCTCGGGAGCGACCGGCTCGGGAGCGACCGGCTCGGGAGCGACCGGCTCGGGAGCGACCGGCTCGGGAGCGACCGGCTCGGGAGCGACCGGCTCGAAAGCGACCGAGTCGGGGGCGGCGGTGACCGGGGCGTTCAGGATCACGGTCGGGCGTTCGGGCAGGGCGTGGTCGCGTACCAGCAGGTCGGCGAGCGTGTCGGAGACGGTGACGACCGCGTCGGCGTGACCGGCGTACTCGCGGACGTAGCCGAGGTGGGCGGGCAGCCAGCGGACGTTGTCGCGACGGGGCCGCGCGCCGGGAAGCCACTCGTGCGCGTCCCAGACCAGCTTGACGTCGCGTCCGGCGGCGCGGGCGCGGTCCACGGCGCGGGCGGCCACGCCGAGCATCCGGAAGTCGTGCGCGTGGATCAGGTCGGGGCGCAGGTCGTCGACGACGGGTCCGGCGACCCGTTCGTAGTCCCAGAGGCCGGGCTCCAGCCGCCGCCATGCCCCGTCGCGCAGCCGGGCCCGCCAGTAGCGGACCTGGGCGTGCTCGACGGGCCGGCGGGCCAGCCGCGCCGCGCGCAACGGCAGCCCGCCCCGGGCCACCAGCTGCGCCCGCAGCCCGGACACGCCGCGCAGCCCGGAGACGGTCGGTCCAGTGGCGCGAGGAGCCGCGAGCGG from the Micromonospora sp. WMMA1947 genome contains:
- a CDS encoding alanine--tRNA ligase-related protein, which encodes MTPDDITRTFLDHYHRHGHQDAPESSLVPPPGDPVLFTTSGMHPLTPYLLGRPHPGGRRLANVQRCLRTTDLDEVGDDTHLTVFQMLGSWSLGDYDITTSLRWGFDLLTDGFGIQPGRLHATVFGGGNGEGPDDTARDTWTGLGVPVEALGEDNWWSNGPTGPCGPDSEIFVWTGDGPPTGTPSTDARWVEVWNHVQMRYHRHPDGRLTPLPLSSIDTGMGLERLEMVLRGDRSVFTVDGLRRWVEAVRDRWDLRGQDLRVVSDHLRSAVVVLGDGVRPGNTGRGYVLRRLLRRALTVLWRDDPARTLDDLPPELCADTLRRFRQPVDVGSLQATLVDEERRFRGLLRRGRPLVDRVRARGPLTERDYHWLHDTHGLPRDLVDGLLAEAS
- a CDS encoding glycosyltransferase produces the protein MLVDNAVDGDSRVQKAARSAADAGWDVTLIGCAHVDAERRRRLGDAEVRVLPLAAPRATGPTVSGLRGVSGLRAQLVARGGLPLRAARLARRPVEHAQVRYWRARLRDGAWRRLEPGLWDYERVAGPVVDDLRPDLIHAHDFRMLGVAARAVDRARAAGRDVKLVWDAHEWLPGARPRRDNVRWLPAHLGYVREYAGHADAVVTVSDTLADLLVRDHALPERPTVILNAPVTAAPDSVAFEPVAPEPVAPEPVAPEPVAPEPVAPEPVAPEPVASEPPALESAAFESADLAAPDLRQRCGLRPDTPLLVYSGAMAVQRGVGTVVEALPLLPGVHLALVVADPAAAYVRQVVARAARHGVGDRVHVLPYVPHRQLVAFLATADIGVIPLHHWPNHEIALITKFFEYAHARLPIVVSDVRTMAETVRATGQGEVFRARDATDLARAVRTVLADPARYRAAYEGPDSPLPGWTWESQAEHLDALYRRLLTPTR